In the genome of Bordetella avium, the window GTGGAAGAAGTCGCTGTCCGGAAACCCGGTAACCCAGTCTGGCGGCCAGCCGTCGCGGGCGTCCTCGAAGGAGGGGAAGGCGCTGGCCGAACCGGCGGTCAGCGCGAGAAAAATGAGTGGCAACCATCGCATTGGCGCTTTTCCTCCAGCAGAAAATTTCTGACCATACTCAGAGGTGGACGCCACGGCGCGTCAGGCGCCATTTCTCAGACGAAGTGCTTTAGGCTGGCAAGGAGGGCGCGTATTCCTCTTGATGCGTATGCTTATTGCGGTGGAAATCAACGATATGGCGGACGACTTTTTCCGGGTCGTCTTCGACGATGAAAAGATCCAGATCGCGCGGGCCAATCATGCCTTGGTCCCGCAGCTGTTCGCCCAGCCAGTCGATCAGGCCGTGCCAATATTCGCTGCCCACTAGCACGACTGGCGCGGGCGGCACTTTGCCCGTCTGGATGAGCGTCAAGGCCTCGAACAGCTCGTCCAGGGTGCCGAAGCCGCCCGGCAGCGACACATAAGCCATGCTGTGCATGAAAAAAGCCACTTTGCGCGACGAGAAGTATTCGAAGGACAGGCTGATGGTCTGGAAACCGTTGTCGTGTTTCTCGTGGGGTAAGCTGATATTCAAGCCGACGCTGGTGCCGCCAGCCTCGAATGCGCCTTTGTTGGCGGCCTCCATGATGCCGGGGCCGCCGCCTGCGATGACGGCGAAACCTTCACGCGCCAGAGCCGCCGCAATCGCCACACTGGTCGCATAATAGGGGGAGTCGCGGCGAATGCGGGCGCTGCCGAACACGCTCACGGCAGGGCCGATGTCTGCCAGTCTTTCTGCCGCAGTCCTTATCTCTGACATAATCACCGGAATTTGTTTGCCGGCGGGTGTGTCCATCTCTGCCTTAGTCATCATGAAAAAAACCTTGTTGCTGGTAGACGGTTCGAGCTACTTGTACCGCGCTTTCCATGCCATGCCGGATTTGCGCAACGCCCAGGGAGAACCGACCGGGGCGCTTTATGGTGTGATCAACATGCTGCGCAAGTTGGT includes:
- a CDS encoding LOG family protein — translated: MMTKAEMDTPAGKQIPVIMSEIRTAAERLADIGPAVSVFGSARIRRDSPYYATSVAIAAALAREGFAVIAGGGPGIMEAANKGAFEAGGTSVGLNISLPHEKHDNGFQTISLSFEYFSSRKVAFFMHSMAYVSLPGGFGTLDELFEALTLIQTGKVPPAPVVLVGSEYWHGLIDWLGEQLRDQGMIGPRDLDLFIVEDDPEKVVRHIVDFHRNKHTHQEEYAPSLPA